The genomic interval TGAGATCAGTAGGAAGGGAAATAGTGAGGTGCCTTTTCATATCTTTAACATTAAATGTACCCTCCAGCGAAATGACTCCATTTCATTTTGTCTTCTCCCGAATCTTATCTAGGCCTGACCTAGTCATTGGATAAATCTGATTCCATATAATTTGTTTGCGGTCTATCAGAGGCCTACGAAAGTAGGGTAACCAAACAGAGGAATCCTCTTTCCAGACATCCTTAACAGTATTATGTTCATCAGATCTTAGTGTAAAAAATCTGGGATGGAGAATATAAAGTTGATCATTAGATGTCCATTTGTGGAACAAAAAGAGGGAGGAATTACCGTTGGAGATCACACTCTTTGTGTCTCTTGGCATGGAGTCGGCATATTCGACTATATGAAACCAAGGGGCCTTAAGCTGGTATATCTACATATTGGCTTGTTGGTATTAAAATATTTGTGAAAATGATTGTGCATTATCGAAACTTGGCTTTGAAACAAGGGAGAGGAAAAGGATGGGACAGATGGGAAAGAGAGGTGAAATTGGGAAGATGGGGCAAAGAGTGGCAAAGATCATgtaataagaaaatgaaaataaagaaaaataaatctcCATCCTGCAACAGTCGAAGGGAAACCCGAATCATGGAACAAATAAAAGGGGCAAGACCCagaaatttcaataatttatCGGTCTATATTTGTCATATTTGTAAATCTTTTAAGGATATGttatattttaagattttttctatatttttctatgTAATACAATTTTCGTTaagaaaaatggggtatatgcGTACCTCTTGTGTGAAGAAAACTTGGATAATGTCATTTATCCCCTTTGTTGATGATACTAGGACTTCATTTTCTCCTATCTCGATGGCTTGCAAATTGGGAGTGTTCGTTATTCCatatgaaaatgttttcataTCATGGCATCTGCTTATCTTCAAGAAATTCAAGCAAGGAAATTTAAGTGTGCATTTTCCAAAGTAAAAACAAGCTAATCTTGGTAAATTATAAAATTCTAGATGAGTCAGACTGTTGAAGACAATTTCaccactttcttcttcttctgttgcAAAACTCGACTTTTCGGTTTCAAATATCCTTTCTAATAACTCACAATCAAAGATATTCAGTGTTTCTAAAAAAGCAAGTGATTTCACTATACTCCAAGGAAACATGCGTCTCAACTTGTTGCAGTTTTCAATATTTATATCTTGAAGTTCGCAAAAGGAACTTGCAATCGGCTCATTCTTATTCCATAACATCTCCAAACTATTTCCTCCATCAATCGTTAAAATCTCCAATGCGGGAAATGAAAGCTGcaattttatatttgtatttagGATTAGTTGCATATCGATAGCAAAAAATAGCAAAacctaaaattattttaaaatatagaaatatttaaataagagtCCACGTGAAAACTTTAAGAAGCTAATTAGCCcatcaaattaattgaaaagtCTCTTAGTAATAGATTGTCAAAATTAGAAGTTTATCGCTAATAGTCTTCTATTATTGGAGTTTATTAACGTCGATCAAATTTaactatcagtatctatcactTAACAATACTAATGAAGAAAACTattcattataggccttttctTTTAGTATTCAAAACCTTTATTCATAGACTAATAACACTATGGGTGATAGAAGTTATTCACTATTAAGCTTCTTTTACGTAGGCGTAATATGACACATTTGTAAAACCGTAGATTATTTGCTATGTTTACCATGTCTTAAAATAATATTGTCATCCATTACAAATTAAGGGAAGGGGGATCAAACATCTCATCTCTAGGCTGGAAGATCATGCCAATTACCACTAAGCTAagctcaattttttaatttttagataagACTGTAAAAATATCTCccaattctattttttttttctaaaaaaataccattatttttcaaaaaaaaaagaaaatcaaaatcaaaatgcagTCGTCATTAAATGGTAGTATGTATGAAAGTATTTGGGAGATAAAGACACATTTTGGAAACATGTTGACCTTTGGATATTAGCTCTAACAATGATTTTCACATTCTAATCTTTACCAAAATCTTGAAGATTTTCCTATTGTGATAGCTATAATTTCACATTCTTAAACCTCGTTTGAAGTGGTTGCCAGTTTTATTGATTTCGTAATTAAGTTGAAATATATATTGACATACTACAATTTAAGTCTGTGTTTAGTGGACATAAGTTGAAAATTCGTTTTTGATGAATTTagattgttataaaattgaattcatTATTTgccaaatataaatttttttaaaaaaaaagaaagtgatTTTGAGAACACAAAAAGTGATTTTAGGTACACTAAGATAACAGCCAAACATACCCTTTAAGTAATAAAATGATGGAAAAAGTTGGTTGAAGAATGTAACGTATAAACACATAACCTTGTGAGTGAAAAAGGGTTTTGGATAAGGTGCCCCAATACTGAGCTTTACCTTCTTCTATGCTATTATTCCATTTGAAAAGATCTCCATTTCATTGCATTCTTCTATTTCCAAGGTCCGCAACCAAGGTAACGTAAGCTTGCATTTCCTATGTAATAAAAGCTTGCTAGTCTTGTAAGTTATATAAACTGATTTCAAACAGTTTGTTAAAAAGAATTTCactattttcttcttctgcttCTTCAAGACTATGTATTTCATTTCCTTACAATCAAATATTTCAATGGAATTGAGATTCACCAGATTTTTTGCCACTGAAAGactaaacaaaattttcattccATGGCAACCATGTACTTGAAGATCCCACAGTTGGAGAATGTATTGTGGTTATTTGATCGATGTTCTTCAACACAGGTGTGTAAGTTTAGGAAGATCCCGCAATATTAACGTCTTCAAATTTGCCATCTTTGGATATTGTCATTTCCAAATACTTGTACCAACTGGAGGCAAGTCCTAATTTCCAGTTCTTCAATATTGTATAATACTCATTCATTTCCAAAGGCAGAGTAATCAAGTTATCATTGTGAGACCCAAACAATGTAAGACTTTGGAGTTTGAGAAATTTTGATATGAGCCAAAAGCTCTCCTTCTCTGCCAGGTTACAAAGTCATTGTTAATTTTTCAAGCTCTGGAATTGTACTACCTGAAATCCACAAATAAAAGTCTCTAACCTTTTATGCAATATATTGAATAAAGAGCAAAAGAAGTTTGTAGGATAACAACACCAGAAGTTAATTAGTACCAAATTGAAGCATATACAATTCTTGCATATATTGGTTATTAATAATATTGAAGATGTATTAATTACCTCTCCCAAGTTTGATGCTTCATCAACTGGAAATATTTCGTTTTCCTCTTCCAcatttaagtgtttaatttctTTCATATATTTGGTGAAGGACGCTGGAAACATACTCTTCAACTTGGGACAAGAAGTAACATCGACATTCTTGAGATTTGGAAATGACAAAACATCACCAGCATCTTTGTTCCACACGTACATTAAATTTGGTAGACGACTTAAATATAAACTTCTCAATGGCACTGGTACTTTTGTATCGCCGAAGGTCGgcttttcaatttcaaataccCTTTCCAATAACTGACATGAACAGATATACAAATCATCTAAAAAAACAAGTGATGCTACTATATTTGAAGAAAACATGCATTTCAACTTGTTGCAATCTTTAATCTTCATTGTTTGAAGTTTGGAAAGGGAACTTCCGATCGGTCCATTATTATACCATAGCATCTCCAAATTATTACATCTCTCAATGAATAAATCCTCCAATTGAGGAAATGAAACCTGCAATATTATTAAAATCTCCAGTTAAAAACAATTGTTGTCAATCAGCACCCATTAATAAGCATCTTTCATCTAATGGttggaaaatcatttttttattttttattttgaagtttCCTAAGATAATTCTGGGTCAATCAGCACCCATATTCCATTAGATGAATTTTTTTCCATAAGCCTGCGATCCCAGTGCAGTGtaaattctttcttttctatGGAAATTGATCGAGGGAGTTGATCTGTGTAGGCCATCCTTCTCAAGTTGATCACATCTCTATGTTGTAGCTTCTTCTCTCCAAAATAACACCCAAACATACTCTTTTAGTGAAAACATGATAGAAAAAAAGTGCTTGAAGCAATAAGAATACACATACCTTGTGGGTGAAAAAAGGTTTTGGAACAGGTGTTGACGATAATTAGACTTAATTAGTACCAAATtgtaaaaaatgtaaagataatttataaaacataaaaataatttctatttGTTTCCTTAAATAATGTAAACAGAAGTTATGTATTGGTCATAATAATATTGAAGATGTATTAATTACCTCTCTCAAGTTTGATGCTTCATCTAcagaaaatatttcattttgctCATCTGCTTCTTTCATATATTTGTTGAAGGAAGCTGGAAACAAACTTTTCAACTTTGGGCAATCATTAACCCGTACTTCCTTTAGATTTGGAATTACCAAAAGATCACCAACATCTTTGTTCCCCACGTACTTTAAATTTGGTAGAAAACGTAAAGTTAAGTTTCTCAATGGCACTACTACTTTTGTATCACCAAAGGTCGGTTTCTCAATTTCAAATACCTTTTCCAATAACACACAAGAATGGATTTCCAAATCATCTAAACAAACAAGTGATGTCACTATGTTTGAAGGAAACACGCATTTCAACTTGTTGCAATTTACAATCTTTATTGTTTGAAGTTTGGAAAAGGAACTTCCGATCGGTCCATTATTATGCCATAGTATCTCCAAATTGTTTCCACTCTCAATTGATAAAAACTTCAACTGAGGAAATGAAACCTGCAATATTATTATAATCTCCTCAGTTAAAAAAAGTTATGATAATTATAGTAACAATTGTCTTTAAAAAGAATACACAAATTAGACACTTAAATTTTTCCATTGGATAATAACATTAAAATCTAAACATGTTTCGAAACAAATTTCTTAGGCTTTCTTTCCAAAACCTCCGccaaattatttgaaaatagtaTGATGTTTTCGAAAGAAAATTACCCAATAAATAGCTATAAACAAACACAATATTTATTAAAGCAACAAACAGAAGGTAAAGAGCAGAATTTTATGGTACATACCTTTCTATCAAAGAATGGAATGATCGTTTCTGGATTTTGTGGGATGAATGGTTTGGTGCAGAAACTTGTAAGTTTTTCCACACCCCATAATCGTAAGGAAGTCAAGGGAGAAGTCCAACTGGTGGTGTGATCTTCAATTTCTACTGATGAAACAATCTCATCCATCATATCACATTTATGTATCTCAATCTCTTGAAGTTCTGAAACacctttaaaaatatctaatgaGAATAGATTCCTTAACTGCTCGCAACTTCCTATTTTTATGACTTTAAGCTTGTTGAAAGGATTTGCTGGAACATGTCTGGGAACGATACTCTCCAACATCATCATTCTACTAAGACCCAACCACTCCAAAGAACTGAAATCATTTATGATCAGATGTGACATTGTTGGATTTCCTTCAATCGCAAGCCACTTCAACAAGGGATAACCATTTCCATTTGCtttaaaaataacatttggATCAAAATCTGTGGAATCATTATATGCAATAGTCAAGAGTTCAGTTCCTTTTAATAATATGTCAAATACAGTCCAATCAACTGAACCAATCTGCGATTCCATATTAAATGACAAACTCTTCTCACATTTACAAGAATTTCTTCGCAATAATTCAATAACATCATAAGTAAACCCGGTTGTACCAACAAATATAAAGAATTCTCTTAACTTCTTTAGTGTCTGCGAACTCAAATCCTTTGAGAGAATATTTTTAGCCTTCGAAATGTGTAATCTTAAAATAGAAAGATGTAGTAGAGAATTTAATTCTGAAAGCTGTGCATTTTGAATCCATGTATTCTCATACCATAATTCTTCTCCCCATTCATTAAAGCAGTCTCGTATGTCTAGCTCTTCTAATTTGGTCATGCTTGATATAATGTTTGGGCGAATCACCACCAAATTGTAGCATTCAGACACAACTAATACCTTGAGTTGTTTTAATTCAGACATAGCTACAGGTAACTCCGTGATGTTGTTGCACCTAATAATCTTTAAAATTTCCAATTCCTTTAGATGTCCAATTTTATCAATATCTATACACTCACAAGACGATAGACATAATGCTCGAAGTTGCTTTAATGACGTCCATAAGCATGATGGAAAATGCATGTCTCTCAAGTCCAAAACCTTAAGATTTTCCATTCCATCAAAAGATGCATCTACATTTGAGAGTTGAGTATAACATCTTAATATCAACAACTCAAGCTTTGGAAACTTCACGTTTGGAGGAAGGTTACAAGAGTTATTACTCTCTATATAGATTGCACGATAAGATCCACATTTATCCTCATCTAGCCCTTCATCATTTGTATATCCATAGTTCAGCGTACACATGTCATTTGTTGTCGATGCAATGTTTATTGCAGCATCACGAACTATATCATGCATTTTAACATCTTCACCATCCCTTGGATACTTCACCTCTTGAAGTTGGAGCAAAGAAGACGATGCGAGATCTTGAACCAAGTTGACTACCCTATTTCTTGCTTTCTTCCAAGTATTTACCATTTTCAACAATCTCATGCTCATTGCATACATTTGCAAATCTTTTACCGGAATCTCATAATCATCTGGAAATACACTACAAAGAAGAAATAGTAACTTGGCTTCATCTCCATCCAAAAAatcataactcaatctaagtGAAGCATAAACTTTATCACTCACATCTTTAATATCCATTGCAATGGGATTTTTCAATTTACTTAAAGCATCCTCCCAACAATTTATATGTTTTCCCTTCAATGTTTTTGCAATGATATCAAGTGCAAGTGGTAAGCCTCCGCATTCTCTTGCAACCTCCTTTGCAACGTTTTTCATATCGATTGTATCAAACTTATTGCCAATGATTTTCGTAAAAAACATCCAAGACTCTTCTTCATCTAGAGAAGTCACCTCAAAACACTTATttgtattcatataattggttAGTACATTTTGAAATCGACTTGTCATAAGTACCTTGCATCCTTCTTTACTTGAATCTGAACAAGGAATTCCAATCTCTTTTATAAGATTATATTCCTTCCACAAATCATCCAAAGTAATGAGGATATTACATTTCATTTCGACCAATATATTCCGTAGAAAGGATGCCCTTCCCTCCTTACTCTTCGGCAGTTCTTTATTTAGGATATCTCCAATTTGTTGTTGCATCTGCATTACATCATTAGATTGTCCTACACTCACATCAATTACTCGATCGAACAATTTGTCTTCCAACACCAATTTCTTAACTTCGTTGAGCAAATACGTTTTTCCAACACCTCCCATACCATATATTCCAACTTTTTTGACCTCCGGTCTCGCAAGTGCATCCTTAATTTGTTTGGCCATTGATGTTTTTGATCCTAAAACTTGATAACCATCAGGAATAATAGTATTCTCAGTATCTGGAAGAGGTGCAGGACAACCAACTTCCACAAAGTTGTTTCTTTTGTTTATGAGTTCAAGGACATGAATGGTCCTCTTCTTTGTTTTTCTACTTAGTTGGTGTCGTTGGAGCAAATTAATGCAAGATGGATTGGAATTGGATAGTTCATCATGGACTAATGCATTATCCACATCGACCAACCACTTTGAAACTTGTTCATGGATTGCATATGAATTGCTCCTTGCCTCTTCAACCCTTCGGTGCACATCCCTTTTAGTAGTCTCAAGATTTTCAAGTTGCTCTTTAAGCTCTTCCTTGTTTCTATTGTAGAAAATAATGTAACCAAGTTGATGTCCAATAGGTTTAAAGACACACTTTCCCACTTCTGTTACAATGCCTACTGCAACATCCATTAAAAATGCCATTTTTTGTAAttcttcttttctccctttAAACTCTTGGTTATCCTTTCATTTTCTGTGGAAtgaaaatggtaaaattgtatAAATGTATAGATCAAGAATGAAAAAGTTATCATCAGAATAATGGATTAACCTACATAAAAGCCATATGCAAAGAATCGCTACCCGATGGCAAACTTTgtctttttattaaatatttattatattttaaaaattaaggatgaatagatatttttgtttttcacttTCTATTGCAAAAACTtctgaaattttgttttcataaatcaaaattaaacgcCAACTTTTGAAATCTTTCACAAAAATTCTAGAGAGAGAAATTAGACTAGGGAAACAAGTTAGTGAAACAGAATttgagatattaaaaaaaaataaaaaaaaatagaagctaTAGAATAAGAATTTATAGAGAGATGTACGGTAGACGGAGAGATCATCACTTAGACCCGATTTCAATTATGGAAAACTTATTAAAGGAGAGCTAATTAGATAAGTTCATAAATTAAGTATAAAACTTTAATTGCTGAATGTGTGTTTTAATTATGGTATGAGTTACGTATCTTGATTTATCCAAGacaattttataaatagaatTGATATTTACATTATTTAAGCGACCAAGTGTGAggaaaaaataacataaaagagAGTTAGTTTGGAGTGTCTTCCAAATATAAGTGTTTTGTTGTTCTCTCGATTATTCTTTTATTGATTATTTGTTTGTGAgtgttaaaaaattattatcaaagCTTGagtttggattttggaaaacaatAATTGTTTAGGCAAATAGCAAAGAACAATTTGGTTCCCTTCTAAGTTCCTCAACTTAcgaaagaaaattataataattggtGTATCCATATGAAAACTCTACTTGGTTCACAAGATGCTTGGAATATTGTTGATAATGGTTATGAAGAACCGAAAACTGATAGAGCTTTAAATTAAGCTCAACGAGAAGTCTTGCAAAATATAAGAAGGAACGACTAAAAGGCTCTCACCATCATTCATCGAGTCATTGATGATCCAAACTTCgaaaaaaatatagagcaactaCTGTACATTAAGCatggaaaattttttagaatactAATATAGGAATAGATTGAATCAAGAATGTTCGCATCCAAAAATTGAGATGTGATTATGAATCATTACATATGAAGGAGTCtgaatcaatttttatttatacatCACGATTGCTAGCagtaataaatgaaataaagagACATGATGAGACAATAAATGATCAGCAAGTAGTAGAAAAGATACTTCAATAAGTGGATGCAAAATTCGACTTCATCATTGTAgttattaaagaataaaaaaggatTTGAGTAAAATATTCGTCTACCAACTTGTAGGTACTTTAGAAGCCTATGAAGAGAAACTTCTcaagaagaacaaacaaacaattGAACAACTTCAGCAATCAAAGTTGCAGCTGAGAGATAACGAAGATGGccatgaaaaaggaaaatgaggtCAAGGACGTGGTGGCAATCACAAAATGGTGATTTCAAAGGTCGAGACTGAAGAAACTTCGATCAAAGAAAATTTGATAAGGGTAATTCAACTCAAATTTATCAAAAGATCGTGGAAGACAAAATTATTTGAGGCTATAGGGAGGGAGATCAAATCATGATAGGGGGTATGATAAAAGTCAGGTTGAATGTTATAATTGTCATAAATTTGGCCATTATTCTTGGGAATACATAAATAAAGTTGAAGAAAATACAATTATGTTGAGAAAGATGATGAAAGGTGGGTCATCTTTACTTTTAGCATACAAAAGTGAAGAAACATGTGAAACTAATGAATGGTTTCTTGATAGCGGCACAAGCAATCACATGTGTGGAAGTAAATTGATGTTCATGAAACTTACAGAATACATCGGTGGtaatattgttggggttgatatccTAAATATCGTAGGATCTTGTAGTGTGTAATTGTATCGTaacaacattttatttattaataaaatatatgatgttttatttaatatttagtagaattaacccaaaaatcaataaactaacatccaaggttatcatctatagcttaaacatgtctGTAGAAACatatagatggatcatgtttaagtgataacctaaatgatctgtagtagatacATAAGGCTACATACTTTATCcaggtgacactacgagtatggtctgcattatagatgttataattgttgtaatatTCCATAGATGATccaatcctgatcatttatgtggagatatgtgaggaTGGTATTATATATGAAGgagattgtataagactagactacGAAATAACCAGTCTCATTATacaacatcgttcataataaagacttacattttactagaatgaccataggtgacatgacctgaattctgagtgagttgtgaactcctgtctatgaagtTGGATCTGGGGATTTTTCTAATTGTGGaattgggaacacagctatacaagaaagaattcattccttcctaaTGTCgtggtaagtaaataaattggtcccttaagggttgattccagggcttgaacaatgtggtgtcgcACCCTCTCTTAATCCTAGAGGAGTTTGGTCATaattagactatgacttattgttcgttagaggaatccatagtacttaaggagttaaatgtagctataggggcaaaatggtaattttgacccacttatacttacgagaaatttgtgaagtgatgcgcactattgattggttatatccagtggacacagaaatatgtcTTTAGTGTGAAGACTGCAACTGTTGATCTTAAGCAGAGTtcccaacagttaatggattttaaataatttaactaaaagagtttaattaattattcaagtaccattggaacttcatgttatgtaacgaccggatccttacatactatggtccgaccgctacgacatgcatgcttagacttttctattatgagatgagttttggtaataATCTCAAAATAACGTATCTAAGATtctattaattaggtagaaaactatataaaaagtttattttacaaaacaccaggatccataaaacactatcgtagtgatacaaaaatgcatatacctataatagtgagtttaaTAGTTGGctatttgagcgacgtccagtttTGCCACATacgttgtgtccttacctacaaagtttgtaaaaataggatgagtatataatatacccattaagtagttctcacataaggtagtgaccaaatgcacaatcacatgcaacatgtcctgaaaacatatgattgggaccgaaaatatataataacatttggtggtcggttatgcttctaacgtaaatttctccgccctgataggaagatgaggacttaggcggaaactaaaccatctgatgattagcgggtcatgtaGTCAGTAGGGCTAGAGTCGCATCccacatcaaccattaacataaacgtaagattagacCAGAGAGGTGCAACCATAgataccctgttagtccctagcataaacttgacatagaattgggtctagaggggtgcaaccatacatccCCTGCTAGCCCTCaaataatcttgacatagaattgggtctagaagGGTggaaccatacatgccctgctagccctagaagcataacctttatctaattaaaaattaatcttatgaaacaaacataatgcatgaggtcccttttgataaacgtattttaaacatgtaatgcaacataacaataacataaattattcaacatattaaaggtacactaccatgaaacaatggtgagataactacttaccttgactgcgatcctaagtttattccttattattccttatggttaatcagtagagcttttcctcttaaatcaaaagaaaattgggCAGCACTTCCCTTACGTTTCCTCCTTCAACTAATAGAATTATTTCACCATTTTCacacgattttta from Benincasa hispida cultivar B227 chromosome 10, ASM972705v1, whole genome shotgun sequence carries:
- the LOC120088493 gene encoding disease resistance protein At4g27190-like; translation: MAFLMDVAVGIVTEVGKCVFKPIGHQLGYIIFYNRNKEELKEQLENLETTKRDVHRRVEEARSNSYAIHEQVSKWLVDVDNALVHDELSNSNPSCINLLQRHQLSRKTKKRTIHVLELINKRNNFVEVGCPAPLPDTENTIIPDGYQVLGSKTSMAKQIKDALARPEVKKVGIYGMGGVGKTYLLNEVKKLVLEDKLFDRVIDVSVGQSNDVMQMQQQIGDILNKELPKSKEGRASFLRNILVEMKCNILITLDDLWKEYNLIKEIGIPCSDSSKEGCKVLMTSRFQNVLTNYMNTNKCFEVTSLDEEESWMFFTKIIGNKFDTIDMKNVAKEVARECGGLPLALDIIAKTLKGKHINCWEDALSKLKNPIAMDIKDVSDKVYASLRLSYDFLDGDEAKLLFLLCSVFPDDYEIPVKDLQMYAMSMRLLKMVNTWKKARNRVVNLVQDLASSSLLQLQEVKYPRDGEDVKMHDIVRDAAINIASTTNDMCTLNYGYTNDEGLDEDKCGSYRAIYIESNNSCNLPPNVKFPKLELLILRCYTQLSNVDASFDGMENLKVLDLRDMHFPSCLWTSLKQLRALCLSSCECIDIDKIGHLKELEILKIIRCNNITELPVAMSELKQLKVLVVSECYNLVVIRPNIISSMTKLEELDIRDCFNEWGEELWYENTWIQNAQLSELNSLLHLSILRLHISKAKNILSKDLSSQTLKKLREFFIFVGTTGFTYDVIELLRRNSCKCEKSLSFNMESQIGSVDWTVFDILLKGTELLTIAYNDSTDFDPNVIFKANGNGYPLLKWLAIEGNPTMSHLIINDFSSLEWLGLSRMMMLESIVPRHVPANPFNKLKVIKIGSCEQLRNLFSLDIFKGVSELQEIEIHKCDMMDEIVSSVEIEDHTTSWTSPLTSLRLWGVEKLTSFCTKPFIPQNPETIIPFFDRKVSFPQLKFLSIESGNNLEILWHNNGPIGSSFSKLQTIKIVNCNKLKCVFPSNIVTSLVCLDDLEIHSCVLLEKVFEIEKPTFGDTKVVVPLRNLTLRFLPNLKYVGNKDVGDLLVIPNLKEVRVNDCPKLKSLFPASFNKYMKEADEQNEIFSVDEASNLREVSFPQLEDLFIERCNNLEMLWYNNGPIGSSLSKLQTMKIKDCNKLKCMFSSNIVASLVFLDDLYICSCQLLERVFEIEKPTFGDTKVPVPLRSLYLSRLPNLMYVWNKDAGDVLSFPNLKNVDVTSCPKLKSMFPASFTKYMKEIKHLNVEEENEIFPVDEASNLGEVVQFQSLKN